DNA from Brucella melitensis bv. 1 str. 16M:
CGCCCTTCTTTCTGATTGCCGATCCGAAACAGCTTGCCGCACGGGCGCGCCATCTGGGCCTTGCCGTTGATTTTGCTATTCTTTCCGATCCTCGGGAAGCAGAAGCAGCCTTTGGTGAAAGGCTGCCCCTTCTGGCGCTGAAACACAGCCATACGGAAAGCCCCGGTAAACCGCTAACGGAAAATGCCGCCGGGGTTATCGAGGCAATCGAGCGTGCTGTCGAACTGACGCTCAAAGGCGAAGCCGCCGCAGTCGTCACCTGCCCCATTGCCAAGAAACCCCTCTATGAAGCGGGCTTCCAGCATCCCGGCCATACGGAATTTCTGGCCGAGCTCGCAGGCCACCATCTCGGCAAGCCAGTCACACCGGTTATGATGCTTGCCGGGCCGCAGCTACGCGCCGTGCCGGTGACTATCCATATTCCGCTATCAGAAGTGCCAGCTCGGCTTACCACGACGGAAATCGTCGCGGTTTCGCGCATCACAGCAAACGAATTGCGAGAGCGGTTCGGCATTGCATCGCCACGCCTTGCCATTTCCGGCCTCAACCCCCATGCGGGCGAAGGCGGCGCCTTGGGCAAGGAAGATGATGCCATCATTCTTCCCGCGATCGAGCAACTGATACGCGAGGGGATTGATGCGCGCGGCCCCCTGCCTGCCGATACGATGTTTCACGCGCCCGCGCGCGCCACATATGATGCGGCCATCTGCATGTATCACGATCAGGCGCTCATTCCCGCCAAGGCGCTTGCATTCGATGAAACCGTGAATGTGACGCTGGGGCTGCCCTTCATTCGCACTTCGCCCGATC
Protein-coding regions in this window:
- the pdxA gene encoding 4-hydroxythreonine-4-phosphate dehydrogenase PdxA — translated: MRAKPLPPLAVSIGDPSGIGADVALAAWLKRCELSLPPFFLIADPKQLAARARHLGLAVDFAILSDPREAEAAFGERLPLLALKHSHTESPGKPLTENAAGVIEAIERAVELTLKGEAAAVVTCPIAKKPLYEAGFQHPGHTEFLAELAGHHLGKPVTPVMMLAGPQLRAVPVTIHIPLSEVPARLTTTEIVAVSRITANELRERFGIASPRLAISGLNPHAGEGGALGKEDDAIILPAIEQLIREGIDARGPLPADTMFHAPARATYDAAICMYHDQALIPAKALAFDETVNVTLGLPFIRTSPDHGTAFDIAGKGIARPDSLVAAMRLAQQLAENAASRNA